A single genomic interval of Candidatus Bathyarchaeota archaeon harbors:
- a CDS encoding MFS transporter, whose translation MVDKLASVAAENSLTNLYLRSAFPLSIIVSALIGSIFWLRARKTSFFYIWLFFGTIASLFPAVPIGNSFAGAIIVIVVLGISLGFGMPSLLRSFTESVPIENRGTIGGLTFFMVTASAPFVIVTMSMLDLVQSAMFFAIWRSWSIPILLAFPKKSKSQLHYERKTSFLSIFNNKAFILYFLAWLMFSMVDGFEARITFLHKEELGFAMNIVEPIFAGFSALIGGVVADRIGRKRVIVFGFVSLGIAYAILGIASQLWISWFLYFAIDGIAIGLLWMMFTIVIWGELSRVNTEKYYAVGEAPFFLTMISSLLVAPYVALIPETSAFSLAAFFLFIAVIPLLYVRETLPEKKIQQRQLEIYTEEALKLRQKVEQKSK comes from the coding sequence ATGGTCGACAAACTCGCTAGCGTTGCCGCTGAGAACAGCCTTACAAATCTTTACTTGAGGTCAGCTTTTCCTCTTTCCATAATTGTGTCCGCTTTGATCGGGTCAATTTTTTGGTTAAGAGCTCGAAAAACCAGTTTCTTTTACATCTGGTTGTTTTTTGGAACCATTGCTTCGCTATTTCCAGCAGTTCCAATTGGCAACTCATTTGCCGGCGCAATTATCGTCATTGTTGTATTGGGCATCTCATTGGGATTTGGCATGCCCTCACTCTTACGTTCTTTTACAGAATCTGTACCTATTGAAAACCGAGGAACGATAGGGGGGCTCACGTTCTTTATGGTTACAGCTAGCGCGCCTTTTGTTATAGTAACTATGTCGATGTTGGATCTAGTACAAAGCGCGATGTTCTTCGCAATTTGGAGGAGTTGGAGCATACCCATACTACTCGCATTCCCAAAGAAAAGTAAATCCCAGCTTCATTATGAAAGGAAAACATCTTTTCTTAGCATATTTAATAATAAGGCCTTTATCTTGTATTTTCTGGCGTGGCTTATGTTCTCTATGGTAGACGGCTTTGAGGCTCGTATCACATTCCTGCACAAAGAGGAACTTGGTTTTGCTATGAATATTGTCGAGCCTATCTTTGCAGGATTTTCGGCGCTAATCGGAGGAGTAGTAGCTGATCGTATAGGACGAAAAAGAGTAATAGTCTTTGGTTTTGTATCATTGGGTATTGCCTATGCGATCCTAGGAATAGCTTCACAGCTATGGATCTCATGGTTTTTGTATTTTGCTATAGATGGTATTGCAATTGGATTATTGTGGATGATGTTTACGATAGTAATCTGGGGAGAACTGTCAAGAGTCAATACTGAAAAATATTATGCTGTTGGAGAGGCTCCATTCTTTTTGACTATGATATCTTCTCTGCTTGTTGCCCCTTATGTTGCGTTGATTCCTGAAACCAGCGCGTTTTCTTTGGCTGCGTTCTTTCTCTTCATAGCAGTAATACCTCTATTATATGTACGAGAAACTTTACCTGAAAAGAAAATTCAACAACGCCAACTCGAGATATATACTGAAGAAGCTCTCAAACTGAGACAAAAAGTTGAACAGAAATCAAAGTAA
- a CDS encoding DUF2085 domain-containing protein, whose amino-acid sequence MPPTEDIFVDIFNSIGHLVCHQIPNRTLIIGNYYLPVCARCTGAYLGFYLGYLLLPMRREEACGPPNLWVTLLMLAPITIDAITQWVGLRTSTNELRLITGLLFGLALAPLLVYSLSQIPMSRKLPILRNFLPESVRFDDKDSWLGGKALGLGLLMAVALFFFINSIVGSANYLFYWLLSPLIIISIALHIFLLPIYLVISFFAHVRK is encoded by the coding sequence ATGCCACCCACCGAAGATATTTTTGTCGATATTTTCAATTCCATTGGCCACCTAGTATGTCATCAGATACCAAACCGAACGCTCATTATCGGCAACTACTATCTTCCAGTATGCGCCAGATGTACGGGTGCATACCTTGGTTTCTACTTAGGCTATCTTCTGCTGCCTATGCGTAGAGAAGAAGCATGTGGTCCCCCCAACCTCTGGGTCACACTTCTCATGCTTGCGCCAATTACAATTGATGCTATAACTCAATGGGTTGGCTTGAGAACAAGCACAAACGAGCTTAGGCTAATAACCGGACTATTGTTTGGATTGGCTCTGGCTCCGTTGCTGGTATATTCACTATCACAGATTCCAATGAGCAGAAAACTTCCTATTCTGCGGAATTTCCTTCCTGAGAGCGTTAGGTTTGATGATAAAGACTCTTGGCTTGGTGGTAAAGCTCTAGGACTTGGTTTGCTAATGGCTGTTGCTCTATTCTTTTTTATCAACTCAATCGTCGGATCTGCCAATTATCTTTTCTACTGGTTGTTGAGCCCTCTAATCATCATCTCTATCGCTTTGCACATTTTTCTTCTACCGATTTATCTAGTGATTTCGTTCTTTGCTCATGTAAGAAAGTAA
- the gatD gene encoding Glu-tRNA(Gln) amidotransferase subunit GatD, whose translation MLKEVRAEIGDLIRVLKDEETFEGVLIPRSEFGDDKHIVLKLKNGYNIGILVNQETKIEKIGTGAKPTFSTPPPPKQKPGLPIVTILSTGGTIASRVDYRTGGVRPALTANDLYNVVPELSYIATINAEILSSIFSENITPKHWSQTARHVANHIENGVAGVVIAHGTDTMGYTAAALSFALQNLPVPVVLVGSQRSADRPSSDAATNLIGAVKAAADAPFAEVVVAMHETVSDKSIVFHRGTKVRKCHTSRRDAFKSINTLPIARFEGGKIRMLTKNYHERNSKHKLTLKSVFKEKVALIKFYPSMNASVVEWHVDKGFKGIVLEGTGLGHVGNYCFSAIKKAIAENIIVGMTSQCVWGRVNMNVYDTGRDLLRIGVIPLDDMLPETALVKIMWVLGQTQDVKEAKKLLTENVANEFSSRTMLEEGKKCDDY comes from the coding sequence ATGTTGAAAGAAGTTAGAGCAGAGATTGGGGACCTTATTCGTGTTTTGAAGGACGAAGAAACATTCGAAGGCGTACTTATTCCACGGTCAGAATTTGGTGACGATAAACACATAGTACTTAAGCTGAAAAACGGCTACAACATTGGGATCCTAGTAAATCAAGAAACAAAGATCGAAAAAATCGGAACGGGAGCGAAACCTACATTTTCAACTCCACCTCCCCCTAAACAAAAACCAGGCTTGCCTATAGTAACCATTCTCAGCACGGGAGGCACAATCGCAAGCAGAGTAGACTACAGAACAGGCGGAGTAAGACCTGCACTCACCGCAAACGACCTCTACAATGTCGTCCCAGAACTTTCCTACATAGCCACAATAAACGCAGAAATCCTCTCCAGCATATTCAGCGAAAATATCACCCCTAAACACTGGTCACAAACCGCAAGACACGTTGCCAACCACATTGAAAACGGCGTTGCAGGAGTCGTTATAGCCCACGGAACCGACACAATGGGCTACACTGCAGCTGCACTAAGCTTTGCGCTTCAAAACTTGCCTGTGCCCGTGGTTCTAGTAGGCTCTCAGCGCTCCGCAGACAGGCCAAGTTCTGACGCTGCAACAAACCTAATTGGAGCAGTAAAAGCTGCAGCAGACGCACCTTTCGCGGAAGTTGTTGTTGCCATGCACGAAACGGTTTCTGACAAGTCAATTGTTTTTCACCGCGGGACTAAGGTGAGAAAATGTCACACCAGCCGCCGTGATGCCTTCAAGTCAATAAACACATTGCCGATAGCTAGGTTTGAAGGTGGCAAAATTAGAATGCTAACTAAAAATTATCATGAACGGAATTCTAAACATAAGTTGACTTTGAAGTCGGTGTTCAAAGAAAAAGTTGCCCTCATAAAATTCTATCCTAGTATGAACGCAAGTGTTGTCGAGTGGCATGTTGACAAAGGCTTCAAGGGTATCGTTTTGGAAGGAACTGGTTTGGGGCACGTAGGTAACTATTGCTTCTCTGCAATAAAAAAGGCGATCGCAGAAAATATAATCGTGGGCATGACCTCTCAATGCGTCTGGGGACGGGTAAACATGAACGTCTACGACACAGGAAGAGATCTTTTAAGAATTGGTGTAATCCCCCTCGACGACATGTTGCCTGAAACAGCGCTTGTAAAAATAATGTGGGTGCTGGGACAAACACAGGATGTTAAAGAAGCAAAGAAACTCCTTACAGAAAACGTCGCCAATGAATTTTCCAGCCGAACAATGCTTGAAGAAGGGAAAAAATGTGACGACTATTGA
- a CDS encoding PadR family transcriptional regulator, translated as MTYVPESFKKGIVRRIFRNFLDVMVLRLVQIEPMWGYKIIKRVEEQYEITLRHGALYPLLNNLEKKGFLRSRKEAKGGRVRKVYEITSKGIQLVEAYNEFLQNQLAKQKNSIRA; from the coding sequence ATGACATATGTGCCTGAAAGCTTCAAGAAGGGAATTGTTCGACGCATATTCAGAAACTTTCTCGATGTGATGGTTTTAAGACTGGTGCAGATCGAGCCGATGTGGGGATACAAGATTATCAAACGAGTGGAAGAGCAATATGAAATTACATTGCGCCACGGTGCACTATATCCTTTACTTAATAACCTAGAAAAGAAGGGATTTCTAAGAAGCAGAAAAGAGGCTAAAGGAGGGCGTGTAAGGAAAGTTTATGAAATAACGTCAAAGGGCATACAGCTAGTAGAAGCATACAACGAATTCTTGCAGAACCAACTAGCAAAACAGAAAAACAGCATAAGAGCATGA
- a CDS encoding PadR family transcriptional regulator — MNNLTVQRIYKRQGKMGQQKREVQNKLMKGLLDLVILQFLNAKPMHGYQIISSIRKNFGVYFGPSTIYPLLNSLEKKGYIKSHWDLSNERPRKVYNLTNEGINLLSFTENSLNHICRKISNIGLGKDLVNGILQRPISSTMKNPAAKG; from the coding sequence ATGAACAACCTAACTGTTCAACGCATCTACAAGAGGCAAGGAAAAATGGGACAACAAAAAAGAGAAGTTCAAAACAAACTGATGAAGGGGCTCTTAGACCTCGTCATACTTCAATTCCTAAACGCCAAACCGATGCACGGATACCAAATAATCTCAAGCATACGCAAAAACTTCGGAGTCTACTTCGGTCCCAGCACAATATATCCTCTCCTAAACAGCCTGGAAAAGAAAGGCTACATCAAAAGCCATTGGGACCTTAGCAACGAAAGACCAAGGAAAGTTTACAATCTTACAAATGAAGGAATAAACCTTCTAAGTTTCACTGAAAACTCGTTGAATCATATCTGCCGCAAAATCAGCAATATAGGCCTGGGCAAAGATTTAGTTAATGGCATTCTGCAAAGACCAATAAGCTCAACAATGAAGAACCCTGCTGCTAAAGGGTAA
- the gatE gene encoding Glu-tRNA(Gln) amidotransferase subunit GatE, producing MKKGKNVTTIDYKKIGLKVGLEIHQQLNSEKKLFCSCKTELFKEEPEITFLRRLRPTQGELGQVDPAAFFEFQKGVRILYEANKDTTCLVEMDEEPPHDLNREALETALIISLMLKAKPIDEIHIMRKTVIDGSNTTGFQRTCVVAFNGKVETKKTIPIQHVGLEEDAARKMGEDNNILRYRIDRLCIPLVEVATAPVIYTPQEAEEVALAIGQILRATGKVKRGLGTIRQDLNISIRDGGLVEVKGVQELELVSLVVENEVQRQLNLLKIRDELAKRGVGEEDIKDEFVDVTHVFVTTKCKVICVAAERNKRVLAVKLPKFEGLLKKELIPGVRLGTEMADRARFWGRVGGIFHTDELPAYGITAEELDKLKRVMNVKSGDAVVFVADFLENASDALRAVNERAKETLKEVPQETRAAKPDGSTRYMRPRPGAARMYPETDVPPIQIAKIYIVRLFSHLPKLPKVYRIELKEILKLSDKLIDQLERSRKQRLFDTIVKTTNASPKLVAVVLTETLKALKRDGVEVGNVSDEQLLELFYLMGLGEVAKEATSDIIVWLSKHEGAKVIEAVDVLGLDILSQIELERIVASLIEENRGLLVQRGEKAFGLLMGLVMKRVRGRVKAGLVSEIVKKRLKDFPE from the coding sequence TTGAAGAAGGGAAAAAATGTGACGACTATTGATTACAAGAAGATAGGCTTGAAAGTAGGCTTAGAGATACACCAACAGTTAAACTCCGAAAAGAAACTTTTTTGCAGCTGCAAAACTGAGCTTTTCAAAGAAGAACCCGAAATCACTTTTCTGCGAAGACTGCGTCCAACACAAGGCGAGCTCGGACAAGTCGACCCAGCTGCTTTTTTCGAGTTTCAGAAAGGTGTTAGAATTCTCTATGAGGCTAACAAGGACACGACATGCCTTGTGGAGATGGATGAAGAACCACCTCACGACTTGAATCGTGAAGCTCTAGAAACAGCGCTCATCATTTCACTTATGCTGAAGGCGAAGCCTATTGATGAAATTCATATCATGCGAAAAACCGTCATAGACGGCTCAAACACCACTGGTTTCCAGCGCACCTGTGTAGTAGCCTTTAACGGTAAGGTTGAAACCAAGAAGACTATTCCAATTCAGCACGTGGGCCTTGAAGAAGATGCAGCTCGAAAGATGGGCGAAGATAATAATATCCTTCGATATCGTATTGACCGTCTTTGCATTCCTCTTGTAGAGGTTGCAACCGCTCCGGTTATTTATACGCCTCAAGAAGCGGAAGAGGTTGCGCTGGCTATAGGGCAGATTCTACGAGCAACGGGCAAGGTGAAAAGGGGCTTGGGCACTATACGCCAAGACCTGAACATTTCCATTCGCGACGGTGGCCTTGTGGAGGTCAAAGGAGTGCAGGAGCTTGAGCTTGTTTCTTTGGTTGTTGAGAACGAGGTTCAGCGGCAGCTTAATCTTCTAAAAATAAGAGATGAATTGGCGAAGCGTGGAGTTGGAGAAGAAGACATCAAGGACGAGTTTGTAGATGTAACACATGTTTTCGTGACCACTAAATGCAAAGTCATTTGTGTTGCTGCAGAGAGAAACAAGAGAGTTCTAGCTGTTAAATTGCCAAAATTTGAAGGCCTCTTGAAGAAAGAATTGATACCCGGCGTTAGGTTAGGAACAGAGATGGCAGATAGGGCTCGTTTTTGGGGGCGCGTAGGCGGCATCTTCCACACAGACGAGTTGCCTGCTTATGGAATCACGGCAGAAGAACTTGACAAGTTAAAACGCGTCATGAATGTAAAGTCAGGCGATGCTGTAGTTTTTGTTGCGGATTTTTTAGAAAACGCGTCTGATGCTTTGAGGGCAGTAAACGAGCGGGCAAAGGAAACCTTGAAGGAAGTACCGCAGGAAACCCGTGCTGCAAAACCAGATGGATCAACTCGCTATATGCGACCTAGGCCTGGCGCCGCTCGCATGTACCCAGAAACTGATGTACCCCCCATCCAAATAGCCAAAATTTACATAGTTCGATTATTCTCTCATCTTCCGAAATTACCTAAAGTATATAGAATCGAGCTGAAGGAAATTCTAAAATTAAGTGACAAACTAATTGATCAATTAGAGAGATCAAGGAAACAGAGACTTTTTGACACGATTGTGAAAACCACAAACGCTTCACCTAAATTAGTTGCTGTTGTTTTGACTGAGACATTAAAAGCTTTGAAGCGTGACGGTGTGGAAGTTGGGAATGTGTCTGACGAGCAACTTCTCGAGTTGTTTTATCTGATGGGTTTAGGCGAAGTTGCAAAGGAAGCTACTTCAGATATAATTGTTTGGCTGTCGAAGCATGAAGGGGCAAAGGTGATTGAGGCTGTTGACGTTCTAGGTTTGGATATACTTTCGCAAATTGAACTTGAAAGAATTGTTGCTAGCCTAATTGAGGAGAATCGGGGTCTTCTGGTACAGCGTGGAGAAAAAGCTTTCGGGTTACTTATGGGTTTGGTGATGAAAAGGGTGCGGGGCAGAGTCAAAGCTGGGCTTGTTAGCGAGATTGTGAAGAAAAGGCTCAAAGATTTCCCAGAATAA
- a CDS encoding ABC transporter permease: protein MLFVVERDLRMFLQYKFLIILRAIWFATQIAFFGLIASRMVVPELADIYFEYYVAGVVIMMLYSASVFIGYDIFEEAEHGVFEYLLSLPVSRKELVLGRSIGGGIRSFIFVGPLMAIALFVIGLANPLSFLIALSALFLFAFGVSGMSITIAVALKSGDRFDILMGVINAFIIRLSTAMYPQVFVQDASQVYASLTIFNPVTFASDLFRWGVGIEGIEEYLTLNPMPLAAIIGLVIFFFTFVFISVTVYERRLEGGGWQ, encoded by the coding sequence TTGTTATTCGTTGTTGAAAGAGATCTACGGATGTTCTTGCAGTACAAGTTCCTTATAATCCTGCGAGCCATATGGTTTGCAACTCAAATCGCTTTCTTCGGCTTAATTGCCTCTCGCATGGTTGTGCCTGAGTTAGCAGATATTTATTTTGAGTATTATGTTGCAGGAGTCGTAATAATGATGTTGTATTCAGCTTCTGTGTTTATTGGGTATGACATCTTTGAAGAGGCTGAACATGGTGTTTTCGAGTATCTGCTTAGTCTTCCAGTTTCCCGAAAAGAACTTGTGTTGGGAAGATCGATTGGTGGTGGAATACGTAGCTTCATTTTTGTGGGCCCGCTCATGGCGATAGCATTATTTGTGATTGGGTTGGCAAATCCGCTTAGCTTTCTAATCGCTCTTTCAGCCCTTTTCTTGTTCGCTTTTGGCGTTTCTGGGATGAGCATTACGATTGCGGTTGCATTGAAATCTGGTGACCGCTTTGACATTCTCATGGGAGTTATAAATGCCTTCATAATTCGTCTTAGCACAGCTATGTACCCTCAAGTTTTCGTTCAAGACGCAAGTCAAGTATATGCATCTCTGACAATTTTCAATCCAGTTACTTTTGCTTCTGATCTGTTTCGTTGGGGTGTAGGTATTGAAGGTATTGAAGAATACTTAACTTTGAATCCGATGCCGTTAGCAGCGATAATTGGCTTGGTCATATTCTTTTTCACATTCGTGTTCATCAGCGTTACAGTCTATGAGAGACGCCTTGAGGGCGGAGGTTGGCAATAG
- a CDS encoding polyprenyl synthetase family protein has protein sequence MKENETTSEKTGEERLEMVKKLCEKEGMKGWKLAQETMLKEKADSPKLQEIIEYMMLKYKPDYFRPALLSFCCKAVGGNPKTTISTGAALTLFAWAIGIHDDIIDQSRMKNKRPTVLGKFGKDLALILSDVLLFKGFTLLRKTLESEISVKRVIQILETIEKIWFEQSAGETLEIQSRGSTDVTSKACLEKIRMRASEMEAYTRIGGILGDGSKKQIEDLGAYGRLVGMMSILRNELIDMLEFNMLRHRIRRESLPLPIIYTLQDQRIRPQLISLITKSKLTKRDLRNISKLSDRSGGIEYIANLIDKMAQESYVYAKSFKSKELKIIGSSSLISSKEWKPLLSN, from the coding sequence ATGAAAGAAAATGAAACAACATCCGAGAAAACGGGAGAAGAGCGTCTTGAAATGGTCAAAAAGCTATGTGAAAAAGAGGGGATGAAAGGGTGGAAACTAGCACAAGAGACAATGCTGAAGGAAAAAGCAGACAGTCCAAAACTTCAAGAAATCATTGAATACATGATGCTCAAGTACAAACCAGACTACTTCAGACCAGCACTCCTTTCTTTCTGTTGCAAAGCAGTGGGAGGAAATCCGAAGACTACGATTTCCACTGGGGCAGCCTTGACATTGTTCGCATGGGCCATTGGCATACATGACGACATAATTGACCAATCAAGGATGAAAAATAAACGTCCCACAGTTCTGGGAAAATTCGGCAAAGATCTTGCTTTGATTTTAAGTGATGTTCTCCTTTTTAAAGGCTTCACCCTGTTAAGAAAAACATTGGAATCAGAAATATCTGTTAAAAGAGTTATCCAAATTTTAGAAACAATCGAGAAAATATGGTTTGAGCAAAGCGCAGGAGAAACGCTTGAAATTCAATCCAGGGGATCAACAGATGTAACGTCCAAAGCATGTCTCGAAAAAATTCGAATGAGAGCGTCGGAAATGGAAGCGTACACTCGCATAGGCGGGATTCTCGGCGATGGATCAAAAAAACAAATAGAAGATTTGGGTGCCTATGGAAGACTCGTTGGCATGATGAGCATTCTAAGAAATGAGTTGATAGATATGTTAGAGTTTAACATGCTAAGGCATCGTATACGAAGAGAATCTTTGCCATTACCCATAATCTATACATTGCAAGACCAACGAATAAGACCCCAACTTATCTCACTTATCACAAAGTCAAAATTGACTAAAAGAGACTTGCGAAACATTTCAAAGCTCTCAGATCGTTCCGGTGGAATTGAATACATAGCAAACCTTATTGATAAAATGGCTCAAGAATCATACGTTTATGCTAAATCCTTTAAAAGTAAAGAGCTAAAAATAATTGGGTCATCGTCTCTTATAAGCTCGAAAGAGTGGAAGCCACTACTTTCAAACTAG
- a CDS encoding ABC transporter permease: protein MKAILHVIEHDFRNFFRYKWWLAGLISMNLADLFVMAVVYNQMVSQEIMKEITSYFNFFAPGVTIVGLFASAFMIGREINMEVRRQIHHYLLSLPITRLELAIGRLLAGGLRGMVYMSPLLLTTFLFLGFPSLLQLLVILFALFMLATGISGLSIATAVSTTSFEKFVTARGLVYYVLFFCSSIFYPLSLIQTLGAEGVMPQPIVMLAELNPLTSGADLIRSFLLGTPPFTFDMIRNLVVFSMVFATTGTFAYMKIIERK from the coding sequence GTGAAAGCGATTCTACATGTAATTGAACATGATTTCAGAAACTTCTTTCGTTACAAATGGTGGTTAGCCGGTCTCATAAGCATGAATCTTGCCGATCTATTTGTCATGGCGGTAGTGTACAATCAGATGGTGAGCCAAGAAATAATGAAGGAAATCACGAGTTATTTCAACTTTTTTGCCCCAGGCGTCACCATAGTGGGTTTATTTGCTTCAGCCTTCATGATTGGTCGGGAAATAAATATGGAGGTTCGTCGCCAAATTCACCATTACCTGCTCAGCCTTCCCATTACACGTTTGGAACTCGCCATTGGCAGGTTGCTTGCAGGTGGATTGAGGGGAATGGTGTACATGTCGCCGCTGCTCTTGACAACTTTTCTTTTTCTTGGCTTTCCATCATTGTTGCAGCTACTTGTAATTTTGTTCGCCCTTTTCATGTTGGCAACTGGAATTTCAGGTTTGAGCATAGCCACAGCAGTTTCCACAACGAGCTTTGAGAAATTCGTTACTGCAAGAGGCTTAGTTTATTATGTACTGTTTTTCTGTAGCAGCATCTTTTATCCGTTGTCGCTTATCCAAACGCTTGGAGCGGAAGGTGTGATGCCTCAGCCCATAGTGATGTTGGCTGAACTTAACCCTCTAACCAGCGGCGCAGACCTTATCAGATCGTTTCTTCTAGGGACCCCGCCTTTCACGTTTGACATGATAAGAAATCTAGTGGTTTTCTCAATGGTTTTTGCTACGACTGGCACGTTTGCCTACATGAAGATAATTGAACGAAAATGA
- a CDS encoding amidohydrolase has translation MRSEEVGLIIKNCAILPMSRLGIVKEGLIAVKDGAVSYVGDAVSAPELRAENVLEGKGKLAMPGLINCHTHLAMTLFRGLAEDATLKTWLSETIWPLEAKLRPQDVYAGSLLGCLEMIRNGVTCFADMYFCEHKVAEAVEKAGLRAVLASGILEVSDWGRSEKMLKEAVGFAKRYRGYADGRITTSLGPHTVSTCSEELLAKVREKASQVDVGIHIHIAESKEMAEKIGRESSSSEVELLEKLGFLADDVLAAHCIHLTHEDMAILAKRGVKVVHNPVSNLKLAQGVAKVKELMDAGVTVGLGTDGAASNNSLDMFESMKVAALLQKAISGDPSALPSREVLEMATIQGAKALGLEEKVGSLEVGKRADIILIDLKKPNLTPLHDLCASLVYSAHGCDVDSVIVDGEVVMENREVKTLDEEAVMEKAQDAAFSLLKR, from the coding sequence GTGAGATCTGAGGAAGTCGGCCTAATCATAAAGAATTGTGCAATTTTGCCGATGAGCAGACTGGGAATAGTTAAGGAAGGGTTGATTGCAGTAAAGGATGGCGCTGTATCTTACGTTGGGGATGCCGTTTCTGCTCCCGAATTGAGGGCTGAAAACGTGCTTGAAGGGAAGGGAAAACTTGCTATGCCCGGTTTGATAAACTGCCACACACACTTAGCTATGACGCTTTTTCGAGGCTTAGCTGAAGACGCAACGTTGAAGACATGGCTTAGTGAAACCATTTGGCCTTTGGAGGCAAAACTCCGACCTCAAGATGTTTATGCTGGTTCTCTTCTGGGCTGTCTGGAAATGATTAGGAACGGAGTGACCTGTTTTGCCGATATGTACTTTTGTGAGCACAAAGTAGCCGAAGCTGTGGAAAAGGCTGGATTAAGAGCTGTGTTAGCTTCGGGAATTCTTGAGGTAAGTGACTGGGGAAGAAGCGAGAAGATGTTAAAGGAGGCGGTTGGATTTGCCAAGAGATACCGAGGATACGCTGATGGGCGAATAACTACGTCTTTAGGACCGCACACGGTTTCTACATGTAGTGAGGAGTTGTTAGCGAAGGTGCGGGAGAAAGCTTCGCAGGTGGACGTAGGAATTCACATTCATATAGCTGAGTCAAAAGAGATGGCTGAAAAGATTGGAAGGGAGTCCAGTTCTTCAGAGGTTGAACTTTTAGAGAAGTTGGGCTTTCTTGCTGATGATGTGCTTGCGGCTCATTGCATTCATTTGACACACGAAGATATGGCCATCTTGGCGAAGAGAGGTGTGAAGGTGGTGCATAATCCTGTTTCGAACCTGAAGTTGGCTCAGGGCGTGGCAAAAGTTAAGGAGTTGATGGATGCTGGTGTGACTGTTGGTCTTGGCACTGATGGGGCTGCAAGCAATAACAGTTTGGACATGTTTGAAAGCATGAAAGTTGCCGCGTTACTTCAAAAGGCGATCTCTGGAGATCCTTCTGCTCTACCTAGTAGGGAAGTTTTGGAAATGGCGACCATCCAAGGAGCTAAAGCTTTGGGACTTGAAGAAAAAGTTGGTTCACTAGAGGTTGGGAAGCGGGCAGACATTATTTTGATTGATTTGAAGAAGCCAAATTTAACGCCGTTACATGATTTGTGTGCGAGTCTTGTTTATTCTGCTCATGGATGCGATGTTGACAGTGTGATTGTGGATGGTGAAGTAGTGATGGAAAATCGTGAAGTGAAGACGCTTGATGAAGAAGCGGTTATGGAAAAGGCGCAAGATGCTGCGTTCAGTTTACTAAAACGCTAG
- a CDS encoding ATP-binding cassette domain-containing protein, whose protein sequence is MSVPIIRTIDLTKRFADLVAVDHLNLSIEDGEIFGLLGPNGAGKTTTVLMLTTVIKPTEGTAVVGEYDVKKRPDDVRKLIGICFQEPKLLWVSTPWDVLNWHAKVCGLSTQERKRRVKQVLEDVNIWDYRKKKVHGLSGGMRKRVEVAKILIQRPKIAFIDEPTAQIDVVGKHKIWNMIRELRDEGSTIILATNELYEADMLSDRVGIMHKGKLLVCDTPKTLKDSIPGGDVVEIRLEKEVPQNALEELKSFQEVVDVVLLKPNDLRVHLNKVEEVVPQIMKLFMKNDLPILSINMSEPSLDDVFVHYTGLTIEAAEQKGPPG, encoded by the coding sequence ATGTCAGTGCCTATTATTCGCACAATTGATTTGACAAAGCGTTTCGCAGACTTGGTCGCAGTGGACCATCTAAACTTGAGCATCGAGGATGGAGAAATCTTTGGATTGCTAGGTCCAAATGGCGCAGGCAAAACAACCACTGTTCTCATGCTTACAACAGTGATTAAGCCAACCGAAGGCACTGCAGTTGTAGGCGAATATGACGTTAAGAAGCGACCGGACGATGTTCGGAAGCTTATTGGGATTTGTTTTCAAGAGCCTAAACTTCTCTGGGTTAGCACGCCATGGGATGTTTTGAATTGGCATGCGAAGGTCTGTGGTCTTTCAACGCAAGAACGGAAGAGAAGAGTCAAGCAGGTATTGGAAGACGTAAATATATGGGATTATAGAAAGAAAAAGGTTCATGGTCTTTCTGGCGGAATGAGAAAGCGCGTTGAGGTTGCTAAGATTCTAATTCAAAGACCCAAAATAGCCTTCATTGACGAACCTACCGCCCAAATAGATGTTGTTGGCAAGCACAAGATTTGGAATATGATTCGAGAACTTCGAGACGAAGGCTCCACGATAATTTTGGCTACTAACGAGCTCTACGAGGCAGACATGCTTTCTGATCGTGTTGGGATTATGCATAAAGGTAAGTTGCTAGTGTGTGACACACCTAAAACGTTGAAAGACAGCATCCCAGGAGGCGATGTAGTTGAGATTCGGCTTGAAAAAGAAGTACCGCAAAATGCTTTGGAAGAGCTGAAAAGTTTTCAAGAAGTTGTAGACGTAGTATTACTGAAGCCTAACGACTTGAGAGTACATTTGAATAAAGTGGAAGAAGTTGTTCCTCAAATTATGAAGCTATTTATGAAAAACGACTTACCAATTCTATCAATAAATATGAGCGAACCATCACTTGATGACGTGTTTGTGCATTACACAGGGTTGACCATTGAAGCAGCAGAGCAAAAGGGCCCTCCGGGGTGA